The Primulina eburnea isolate SZY01 chromosome 8, ASM2296580v1, whole genome shotgun sequence genome contains a region encoding:
- the LOC140837782 gene encoding E3 ubiquitin-protein ligase WAV3-like, which produces MGGREGGASWNFKRAAKKIFVQTCGCFCYGQQQSNAVHTSAENREGNISCKKISSEITGKSDASTTSYKNMCSICLDPLNYSSGQAIFTAQCSHAFHFSCISSNVRHGSVTCPICRARWTQLPRNLNASWSIQDNKTDPVLQILDEYIANSREHRRSFLLQSSHYDDVDPAVYPDHTSDQPRLDIISTPSYPGLLLAPNS; this is translated from the exons ATGGGCGGAAGAGAGGGTGGCGCGTCGTGGAATTTCAAGAGAGCCGCCAAGAAAATCTTTGTGCAGACGTGTGGCTGTTTTTGCTACGGACAGCAGCAATCCAATGCTGTTCACACCTCCGCT GAAAATCGAGAGGGAAATATTTCTTGCAAGAAAATATCATCGGAGATCACTGGAAAAAGCGATGCAAGCACTACTTCCTATAAG AACATGTGCTCAATATGTCTTGATCCCTTAAATTACAGCTCAGGCCAAGCAATATTTACGGCGCAATGCTCCCATGCCTTCCATTTTTCTTGCATCTCCTCAAATGTTCGCCATGGTAGTGTCACTTGCCCCATCTGCCGTGCTCGATGGACGCAGCTACCTCGCAACCTCAATGCCAGTTGGTCCATCCAGGACAATAAGACAGATCCCGTTTTACAGATTCTTGATGAATATATTGCCAATTCTCGGGAGCACAGGCGGTCCTTTCTTCTGCAATCTTCTCATTATGACGATGTCGATCCAGCAGTCTACCCTGACCACACAAGTGATCAACCCCGTCTTGACATTATCTCTACCCCATCCTATCCTGGATTATTGCTGGCACCAAATTCTTGA